A single window of Alkalispirochaeta americana DNA harbors:
- a CDS encoding NAD(P)/FAD-dependent oxidoreductase, translated as MSEKKRIVILGGGYGGVQVAKKLLKRFSRNPSVEITLIDKNPYHTLMTELHEVAGSRTGPEAVQVSFKKIFGASPVGVVVDEITGIDLDGKELLSSAARYPYDFLVIGSGGAPEFFDIPGAQEYSFTLWSLEDALRIRGHVERQFREAAKQLDPEKRRQMLTFTIAGAGFTGVELAGELLERKKELCPAYHIDERDVRVLLVEAQDSILPILPEKLQKKAEKRLRSMGGELLLRAPVTAAEAGKVFLGDTTIHTETFIWTAGVHGGELSNRLNLTKGHTARGECSVASVEGIHGMAGCWFDESERYVVGQRGRILVNDYMQSVDRDEIYLVGDVLWYVEEEHVVPQIVETALQTADTAAHNIIASIEGKELRPFRSAYHGFMVSVGSKWGVADVLGVSLAGFWALAMKHLVNLHYLFGLAGVNACWEYISGQFLTIQGGRSLFRGHFSWKVPVYWTVPLRLFLGGKWLHEGIKHIREGWLYPGYDGLMNVWPESIQLPGVSFGAADAVSAATEGADAYGQPLIEAIAPYTWFAENILSASPLLAFLLQAAVVIGQIGIGLALIAGCFTFLAAGVSIVFSLLFISSGWGNPELLWYMAASLVMLGGGGRGFGLDHYLMPWLKRWWNKRSIAKKTYLYIGEPRD; from the coding sequence ATGAGCGAAAAGAAGCGTATAGTAATTCTCGGGGGAGGCTATGGAGGGGTGCAGGTGGCCAAAAAGCTGCTGAAGCGGTTCTCTCGAAACCCTTCCGTGGAGATCACCCTGATCGATAAAAACCCCTACCACACCCTCATGACCGAGCTTCACGAGGTCGCCGGTTCACGGACCGGGCCCGAGGCTGTTCAGGTAAGTTTCAAGAAAATCTTTGGAGCCTCGCCCGTCGGGGTTGTGGTGGATGAGATAACGGGTATAGATCTCGATGGCAAGGAGCTCCTGTCCTCGGCGGCGCGATATCCCTACGATTTTCTGGTTATCGGCTCCGGTGGAGCGCCGGAGTTCTTTGATATACCTGGTGCACAGGAATACAGTTTTACTCTCTGGTCTCTGGAGGATGCTCTGCGGATACGTGGTCACGTGGAACGGCAGTTTCGCGAGGCTGCAAAACAGCTTGATCCCGAAAAAAGACGCCAGATGCTGACCTTCACCATTGCAGGAGCGGGATTCACCGGGGTGGAGCTGGCAGGAGAACTGCTGGAACGGAAAAAGGAACTGTGTCCTGCCTATCACATCGACGAGCGGGATGTGAGAGTGCTTCTGGTGGAAGCCCAGGATAGTATTCTTCCTATCCTCCCGGAGAAGTTGCAAAAGAAGGCGGAAAAGCGCCTCCGCTCGATGGGGGGAGAACTTCTCTTGAGGGCTCCTGTTACCGCTGCGGAGGCAGGAAAGGTTTTCCTGGGCGACACAACCATTCATACGGAGACCTTCATATGGACCGCCGGGGTCCACGGGGGTGAGCTCAGCAATCGCCTGAACCTTACGAAGGGCCACACAGCCCGGGGAGAATGCTCCGTCGCCTCCGTGGAGGGGATCCACGGCATGGCCGGATGCTGGTTCGACGAATCAGAGCGCTACGTGGTAGGACAGCGTGGGCGCATTCTGGTAAACGATTATATGCAGTCCGTGGACAGGGATGAGATTTATCTGGTGGGCGACGTGCTCTGGTATGTTGAGGAGGAGCATGTGGTTCCCCAGATCGTAGAGACGGCGCTTCAGACGGCCGACACGGCGGCTCATAATATCATCGCATCAATAGAAGGGAAGGAGCTTCGTCCCTTCCGCTCGGCCTATCATGGCTTCATGGTTTCCGTGGGGAGCAAGTGGGGAGTTGCGGATGTTCTGGGGGTTTCGCTGGCGGGATTCTGGGCACTGGCCATGAAGCACCTGGTGAACCTGCATTATCTCTTCGGTCTGGCCGGAGTAAACGCCTGCTGGGAGTACATCAGTGGTCAGTTCCTCACCATACAGGGAGGGCGATCTCTTTTTCGGGGGCACTTTTCCTGGAAGGTTCCTGTCTACTGGACGGTGCCTCTGCGTCTCTTTCTGGGGGGAAAATGGCTTCACGAGGGGATCAAGCATATTCGGGAGGGGTGGCTCTACCCCGGCTACGATGGGCTTATGAACGTCTGGCCCGAATCAATTCAGTTGCCCGGCGTCTCCTTTGGCGCCGCTGATGCAGTCTCGGCCGCAACCGAGGGAGCCGATGCCTACGGTCAGCCTCTAATCGAGGCTATTGCTCCTTATACCTGGTTCGCGGAAAATATTCTCTCCGCATCGCCCCTCTTGGCCTTCCTGCTGCAGGCAGCGGTGGTGATCGGACAAATTGGAATTGGTCTGGCTCTCATCGCCGGGTGTTTTACCTTCCTGGCTGCGGGGGTCTCCATCGTGTTCAGCCTCCTTTTCATCAGTTCCGGCTGGGGAAACCCGGAACTTCTCTGGTACATGGCTGCTTCGCTGGTGATGCTCGGAGGTGGAGGTCGAGGATTCGGCCTGGATCATTATCTCATGCCCTGGCTCAAGCGCTGGTGGAACAAACGGTCAATCGCGAAAAAAACCTACCTCTACATAGGAGAACCACGAGATTGA
- a CDS encoding acetamidase/formamidase family protein, with protein MRIDDESIFYAFHSELIPVVTVESGAEIQMVTRDCFSNQISTPEDFSGLDWNQVNPATGPVALRGAQPGDILKVEVLGIKIADSGIVCVVPGAGVLGDRIEAAQVRILSVDDRVRFNEKISLPLNKMIGVIGVAPRGEAVPNGVPGDHGGNMDNRVIREGATLYLPVFHEGALFGAGDVHGAMGDGEIGVSGLEVAAELTFRLSVIPGSASTIPPLEHPLLEDDQDFYAIVSGETLDSATKRAVATMADLVQHKTGLSLAESTMLMSLAGHTEIAQVVDPQVTVRYRLPKQAVAEYFTSLF; from the coding sequence ATGCGCATCGACGATGAATCGATTTTTTACGCCTTTCACAGCGAGCTGATACCGGTGGTCACCGTTGAAAGCGGTGCCGAGATTCAGATGGTTACACGAGATTGCTTCTCCAACCAGATTTCCACCCCCGAAGACTTCTCGGGCCTCGACTGGAACCAGGTGAACCCTGCTACAGGCCCTGTCGCTCTTCGCGGTGCACAACCAGGGGATATTCTGAAGGTAGAGGTTCTGGGAATCAAGATCGCCGATTCCGGGATCGTTTGCGTTGTTCCCGGGGCGGGGGTTCTGGGTGATCGCATCGAGGCTGCCCAGGTCAGGATCCTTTCTGTGGACGATCGGGTTCGTTTTAACGAGAAAATTTCTCTGCCTCTGAACAAGATGATCGGTGTCATTGGAGTGGCGCCCCGGGGGGAGGCTGTTCCGAACGGCGTGCCCGGGGATCACGGCGGAAACATGGATAATCGGGTAATCCGGGAGGGCGCGACCCTGTATCTTCCCGTATTTCATGAGGGTGCTCTTTTTGGTGCCGGCGACGTCCATGGTGCCATGGGTGATGGGGAAATCGGCGTGAGCGGCCTTGAGGTGGCTGCCGAACTCACCTTCCGGCTCTCGGTGATTCCCGGGTCGGCCTCGACCATTCCTCCGCTGGAGCATCCCCTGCTGGAGGATGACCAGGATTTTTACGCCATTGTTTCGGGAGAGACCCTGGACTCCGCCACAAAACGGGCCGTGGCCACCATGGCAGATCTCGTTCAGCACAAGACGGGACTCTCCCTGGCAGAATCGACCATGCTGATGAGTTTGGCGGGCCATACCGAGATTGCCCAGGTGGTTGATCCCCAGGTGACAGTCCGCTACCGCTTGCCCAAACAGGCCGTGGCGGAGTATTTCACGAGTCTTTTCTGA
- a CDS encoding SDR family NAD(P)-dependent oxidoreductase: MIDSIHPVGQSSIGKAYQTGQGASPSGKIAPGSRSTPISTNRPPHRTACITGATSGIGKAFAQALSNQGWSLILTGRRREVLEDFAKELSRNVPRNPPVRIVLGDLRESETREQLMAVLRETPGLELLIHNAGYGLDRPFLEASPEDVLAMGELHVQCTTFLVNQTVPLLSGQSSVSGQAPGIILVSSAAAFLPSPGPALYTATKAFIVSLGIALFPELSRRNIALQVLCPGFTRTDFHARLGWHPRRLQNRGLIRWMDPRKVAELSLRRLWNGPLGLHRRSPVYIPGLSNRLILRLARLIPRRIYTILARSW, from the coding sequence GTGATTGACAGCATCCATCCGGTGGGGCAAAGTTCTATCGGGAAGGCATATCAAACCGGCCAGGGAGCTTCCCCTTCCGGAAAAATCGCCCCCGGGTCAAGGAGCACACCAATCAGCACCAATCGCCCCCCCCACCGGACAGCCTGCATCACCGGCGCCACCAGCGGAATCGGTAAAGCCTTTGCCCAGGCCCTCTCCAACCAGGGATGGAGCCTCATCCTGACAGGCCGTCGCCGGGAAGTTCTTGAAGATTTTGCCAAAGAGCTATCCCGAAACGTGCCCCGGAATCCTCCCGTGAGGATTGTCCTAGGGGATCTTCGGGAGTCCGAAACCCGGGAGCAGCTCATGGCGGTGCTCAGGGAGACTCCGGGGCTGGAACTGCTCATCCACAACGCCGGCTACGGTCTGGACAGACCCTTTCTGGAGGCATCACCGGAAGATGTCCTGGCCATGGGGGAGCTCCACGTTCAATGCACAACCTTTCTGGTGAACCAGACAGTGCCGCTACTCTCTGGCCAGTCCTCCGTCTCTGGCCAAGCTCCAGGAATCATTCTGGTCTCATCGGCAGCGGCCTTTCTCCCCTCACCAGGGCCGGCCCTCTACACCGCCACCAAGGCCTTCATTGTCTCTTTGGGGATCGCCCTCTTTCCGGAACTCTCCCGACGGAATATAGCCCTTCAGGTACTGTGCCCCGGCTTCACCCGCACTGATTTTCATGCCCGCCTGGGCTGGCACCCCCGGAGGCTCCAAAACCGGGGGCTGATTCGCTGGATGGACCCCCGGAAAGTGGCGGAACTCTCGCTTCGCCGACTGTGGAACGGCCCCCTCGGGCTCCATCGGCGATCACCCGTCTACATTCCAGGCCTCTCCAACCGGCTCATCCTGCGCCTTGCCAGGCTGATACCGCGAAGAATCTACACCATTCTGGCCCGATCCTGGTGA
- a CDS encoding D-alanyl-D-alanine carboxypeptidase family protein, translating into MISSRRIFIEPEESSKERSLEREKRSLERMSLFSRGFFRTLLFSLALSLVPWPALADETGKADRLKDVVLSTRSSGEETAAERFSVPPPIVEYAPVVAIMDYTTGTILYEKGLDNEWVPASVTKLVTVYTALEASRRGAFPLDEALPVHPEAYARAMPPRSSLMFLGPDQRVNGWDLLRGLAVSSGNDAAVEVALRVAGSVSAFAGEMNNTVHSLGLKRLYFEEPSGLSPGNRITAREIAYFTRILIERWPESLPQLFSMQSFAYPEAKHFPGGRLQGNTIVQYNRNTLLRDYPGVDGMKTGYTSAAGYNVVATARRGDQRLIAVVLGVAGPTHLEGGRRRSSDAISLFDWAFSSFQTVSLTLPPPQEVPIWGGKERYGTVAATQNLSVVIPAGTESLLRGEVEVPDSFWAPQDRASPAGMVRYRLGTEPLLEVPLWFTQPIEAGGVLRRGWDRLRWWFSRLALRIAS; encoded by the coding sequence ATGATTTCATCACGAAGGATTTTCATCGAACCGGAGGAATCTTCAAAGGAGCGTTCCCTGGAAAGAGAGAAGCGTTCCCTGGAAAGGATGTCGCTTTTTTCACGGGGTTTCTTCCGGACCCTGCTGTTTTCCCTTGCCCTTTCTCTTGTGCCATGGCCTGCTCTGGCCGATGAGACAGGGAAGGCCGACAGGCTGAAGGATGTTGTCCTGTCGACAAGGTCCTCCGGGGAAGAGACTGCAGCGGAACGCTTTTCGGTTCCCCCGCCGATTGTAGAATACGCTCCGGTTGTGGCGATCATGGATTATACCACGGGAACGATCCTCTACGAGAAGGGTCTTGATAATGAGTGGGTTCCCGCTTCAGTGACAAAGCTGGTTACGGTTTATACGGCGCTGGAAGCGTCACGACGGGGAGCTTTTCCTTTGGATGAGGCCTTGCCGGTACACCCCGAGGCTTATGCCCGCGCCATGCCTCCGCGAAGTTCCCTCATGTTTCTTGGTCCTGACCAGCGGGTGAACGGCTGGGACCTTCTGCGGGGGTTGGCGGTATCAAGCGGAAATGATGCTGCCGTGGAGGTCGCGCTTCGCGTGGCTGGATCAGTTAGTGCTTTTGCCGGCGAGATGAACAATACAGTCCACTCCCTGGGCCTGAAACGACTCTATTTTGAGGAGCCCTCGGGGCTGAGCCCGGGAAACAGGATTACAGCCCGGGAGATCGCTTATTTTACCCGAATTTTGATAGAGCGCTGGCCCGAATCGTTGCCGCAGCTCTTTTCAATGCAGTCTTTTGCTTACCCCGAGGCGAAGCATTTCCCGGGGGGGCGGCTTCAGGGAAACACGATTGTTCAGTACAACCGGAACACTCTCTTGCGGGATTATCCCGGGGTTGATGGAATGAAGACGGGTTACACCAGTGCCGCCGGATATAATGTGGTTGCCACAGCACGGCGGGGAGATCAGCGTCTGATCGCTGTGGTTCTTGGCGTGGCGGGGCCGACACACCTTGAGGGGGGGCGGCGGCGTTCCAGCGATGCGATCAGTCTCTTTGACTGGGCGTTTTCCTCGTTTCAGACCGTCTCCCTGACCCTTCCTCCGCCGCAGGAGGTTCCCATCTGGGGGGGGAAGGAGCGGTATGGAACGGTGGCGGCGACCCAAAACCTGTCTGTTGTGATTCCTGCCGGGACGGAGAGTCTGCTCCGGGGGGAGGTGGAGGTGCCTGATAGTTTCTGGGCTCCCCAGGATAGGGCTTCACCTGCGGGAATGGTACGGTATCGTTTGGGTACGGAGCCTCTGCTGGAGGTTCCGTTGTGGTTTACTCAGCCCATAGAGGCGGGGGGAGTTCTGCGCCGGGGCTGGGATCGGTTGCGATGGTGGTTTTCCCGTCTTGCTCTGCGGATTGCTTCCTGA
- a CDS encoding L-fucose isomerase — translation MSETRMPVNPPAERLRGNLPRIGIRPTIDGRLRGVRESLEEQTMNMARAAKKLFEETLRYPNGLPVEVVISDTTIGRVAEAAQCAAQFEREGVAVSLTVTPCWCYGSETIDMTPLIPKAIWGFNGTERPGAVYLAAALAGHAQKGIPAFGIYGQDVQDSDDQSVPPDVREKLLRFAQAGLAVAYMRGKSYLSMGGSSMGIAGCYVTESFFKDYLGMRNEYIDMSEFIRRMEQEIYDRDEYARALAWVRELCQEGDDPNQPEHQRTRQQKDQDWETSVKMALIARDLMTGNPRLAEEGHGEEALGHNALAAGFQGQRQWTDFMPNGDMMEAILTSSFDWNGIRQPYMVATENDNLNAMTMTFGHLLTGSAQIFADVRTYWSPEAVHRVTGTELTGRAAGGIIHLINSGPAALDGTGEQEIDGKPAMKPWWEITPEEARRCLKATKWRAAELGYFRGGGWSTDYTTRGEMPVTMARINIVAGLGPALQIAEGWAVEIPEDVHTTLDDRTNPTWPTTWFVPRLADNSRFRDVYTVMASWGANHGAIGYGHYGADLITLAGMLRIPVYMHNIPEDQIFRPSAWTLFGMDLESGDFRACQNFGPLYKGS, via the coding sequence ATGTCTGAAACACGAATGCCTGTGAATCCCCCCGCCGAGCGGTTGCGGGGCAACCTGCCGCGAATAGGAATCCGTCCAACCATTGACGGTCGCCTTCGGGGCGTTCGGGAGAGCCTGGAAGAGCAGACCATGAACATGGCGCGCGCCGCAAAGAAGCTCTTTGAGGAAACCCTGCGATACCCCAACGGGCTCCCCGTAGAAGTAGTGATCTCCGATACCACCATCGGCCGGGTCGCCGAGGCGGCCCAGTGCGCGGCCCAGTTTGAGCGCGAAGGGGTTGCAGTATCGCTCACGGTAACACCCTGCTGGTGTTACGGTTCGGAAACAATCGATATGACCCCCCTTATCCCGAAAGCAATTTGGGGGTTCAACGGAACCGAGCGCCCCGGCGCGGTTTACCTGGCAGCGGCCCTGGCCGGACACGCCCAGAAGGGAATCCCCGCCTTCGGAATCTACGGCCAGGACGTCCAGGATAGCGACGATCAAAGCGTCCCCCCCGATGTGCGGGAAAAACTCCTGCGCTTTGCCCAGGCCGGCCTTGCCGTAGCCTACATGCGCGGGAAAAGCTACCTCTCCATGGGCGGTTCCAGCATGGGGATCGCCGGATGTTATGTGACCGAGAGCTTTTTCAAGGATTACCTGGGAATGCGCAACGAATACATCGACATGAGCGAGTTCATCCGCCGCATGGAGCAGGAAATCTACGACAGGGACGAATACGCCCGGGCTCTGGCCTGGGTGAGGGAGCTCTGCCAGGAGGGGGACGATCCCAATCAGCCCGAGCACCAGCGCACACGGCAGCAGAAGGACCAGGACTGGGAGACCAGCGTCAAGATGGCTCTGATCGCCAGGGATCTGATGACGGGGAATCCCCGTCTCGCCGAAGAAGGCCACGGCGAGGAGGCCCTGGGCCATAACGCCCTGGCCGCAGGGTTTCAGGGCCAGCGCCAGTGGACCGATTTCATGCCCAACGGCGACATGATGGAGGCGATTCTTACGTCAAGTTTTGACTGGAACGGCATCCGCCAACCCTACATGGTGGCCACAGAAAACGACAACCTCAACGCCATGACCATGACCTTCGGCCACCTCCTCACAGGGAGCGCCCAGATTTTTGCCGACGTTCGCACCTACTGGAGCCCCGAGGCAGTTCATCGCGTCACGGGAACGGAGCTCACCGGCCGGGCTGCCGGCGGAATCATCCATCTGATTAACTCCGGCCCCGCGGCACTGGATGGAACAGGGGAGCAGGAAATTGACGGGAAACCGGCGATGAAACCCTGGTGGGAGATCACCCCCGAAGAAGCCCGCCGGTGCCTGAAGGCAACAAAGTGGCGTGCTGCAGAGCTGGGCTACTTCCGGGGCGGAGGCTGGAGCACAGACTACACCACCCGGGGAGAGATGCCTGTAACCATGGCCCGAATCAATATTGTGGCCGGCTTGGGGCCAGCCCTCCAGATCGCCGAAGGATGGGCTGTGGAAATTCCCGAAGACGTTCACACCACTCTGGATGATCGGACAAACCCCACCTGGCCCACCACCTGGTTTGTTCCACGCCTGGCCGACAACAGCCGATTCCGCGATGTCTATACAGTTATGGCCAGCTGGGGTGCGAACCATGGTGCGATCGGCTACGGCCACTACGGAGCGGACCTGATCACCCTGGCAGGAATGCTGCGAATCCCCGTCTACATGCACAATATTCCCGAGGATCAAATCTTCCGGCCCAGCGCGTGGACACTCTTCGGAATGGACCTGGAATCGGGTGATTTTCGGGCGTGCCAGAACTTTGGCCCTCTCTACAAGGGATCCTGA
- a CDS encoding RbsD/FucU family protein — MLRGIKSIISPELLHVLASMGHGDELVLGDGNFPAATLGRRVVRADGHGVPPLLEAILQLFPLDTFVAQPAALMEVLPGSGDPPLIWETYEKILREAHPPHAGAGFEMVERFAFYERASQAFAVVATGETALYANIILKKGVITD, encoded by the coding sequence ATGCTTCGAGGAATAAAGAGCATCATCAGCCCCGAACTTCTCCACGTGCTGGCCTCGATGGGTCACGGTGACGAGCTGGTCCTGGGCGATGGAAACTTCCCCGCCGCGACCCTGGGTCGCCGGGTCGTCCGGGCCGACGGTCATGGAGTTCCGCCCTTGCTGGAGGCAATTCTCCAGCTCTTCCCACTGGATACCTTTGTGGCTCAACCGGCGGCGCTCATGGAGGTCCTCCCCGGATCGGGGGATCCGCCTCTCATATGGGAGACCTACGAGAAGATCCTCCGCGAGGCTCACCCCCCTCACGCCGGGGCGGGCTTTGAGATGGTGGAACGCTTCGCCTTCTACGAGCGGGCGAGCCAGGCCTTTGCCGTGGTTGCCACAGGCGAGACGGCTCTCTACGCGAATATCATTCTCAAAAAGGGCGTCATCACCGACTAA
- a CDS encoding DeoR/GlpR family DNA-binding transcription regulator — MIPQLNEKEQQILTLLVRDPNLGVTDLAEHLAVSAVTMRAYLKSLSEKGYLYRVRGGAVPTIHPEIIEREQSRQAEKHAIARVAAEMVQDGDTIMIEAGTTTAMIARFLLGKRDISVVTNNAFALGHCRGNPGLRVQVVGGEYRPATESIVGPVALEHIKRFRVRIAFVGTDGFSATHGLSTHLVEGAEVVKAMAAQADQVVVLADSSKFNKSGFVKVLPLEEVTTIIVDKDLSPEDARAIEETGPQVLRAGTESEE, encoded by the coding sequence ATGATTCCACAGCTTAACGAAAAGGAACAGCAAATACTCACCCTTCTGGTGAGAGATCCCAATCTGGGCGTGACCGATCTTGCAGAGCATCTGGCTGTATCGGCTGTAACGATGCGCGCCTACCTGAAAAGCCTGAGCGAAAAGGGTTACCTCTACCGGGTCCGGGGAGGAGCGGTTCCCACCATTCACCCGGAGATCATAGAACGAGAACAGTCACGGCAAGCGGAAAAACACGCCATAGCCCGGGTTGCAGCAGAGATGGTTCAGGACGGAGACACCATTATGATCGAAGCGGGCACCACCACAGCTATGATCGCCCGATTTCTTCTGGGAAAACGGGATATCAGCGTTGTCACCAACAACGCCTTCGCTCTGGGACACTGCCGGGGAAACCCGGGACTCCGCGTTCAGGTTGTAGGAGGAGAATACCGCCCCGCAACGGAGAGTATCGTAGGTCCCGTAGCACTGGAACACATCAAGCGTTTCCGCGTGCGCATTGCCTTTGTGGGAACCGACGGATTCTCGGCAACCCATGGCCTCTCGACCCATCTGGTTGAGGGGGCCGAGGTGGTGAAAGCCATGGCCGCCCAGGCCGATCAGGTGGTCGTCCTGGCCGACAGCAGCAAGTTCAACAAAAGCGGCTTTGTCAAGGTCCTCCCCCTGGAAGAGGTTACCACCATTATCGTGGACAAAGACCTTTCCCCGGAGGACGCCCGGGCAATCGAAGAAACAGGACCGCAGGTTCTGCGGGCAGGAACAGAATCGGAGGAATAA
- a CDS encoding dihydrolipoamide acetyltransferase family protein, with translation MADTVLLPQQGNSVESVILLQWTKQVGETVEPGDVLCEVETDKTTMEVESTARGTLLKQLFQEGDEVPVKTALALVGEPGEEADTTTPGIAESREPRNPPETASPRAPGTDSARENRAAPAGTLESAASPRAKTRASAEGILLEELRGSGPGGRIIERDVVASIARQDDLFQEDRQQDTPSRTDKIREPEARPDAETPPPVESTLPLQGVRKVIAQRMRESLATTAQFTLQTSADARALLALRSRFKKDGAPLGLDQITINDMILFATTRTLPDYPALNAHLVEGEIRRFNRVDLSFAVDTERGLMVPTIAAAETLSLKDLAERGKDLVRRCLSGKASGEDLAPGTFTITNLGSLGIEAFTPVLNPPQVAILGVNTITVKAVLDEDGQVQHYPHIGLSLTVDHQVVDGAPAARFLQELARRVSRIDLLLAQ, from the coding sequence ATGGCAGATACAGTACTTCTTCCGCAGCAGGGAAACTCTGTGGAGAGCGTAATCCTGTTGCAGTGGACAAAACAGGTGGGCGAGACGGTGGAACCAGGAGACGTGCTTTGCGAGGTGGAAACCGATAAAACCACCATGGAGGTGGAGTCTACAGCCCGGGGAACTCTTCTGAAGCAGCTATTCCAGGAGGGAGACGAGGTTCCGGTAAAGACGGCCCTGGCCCTTGTGGGAGAACCGGGGGAAGAGGCAGACACCACCACTCCCGGCATCGCAGAGAGCAGGGAACCCCGGAATCCTCCTGAAACAGCTTCGCCCAGAGCACCGGGAACCGATTCTGCCCGTGAGAACAGGGCCGCTCCGGCGGGCACTCTCGAGAGTGCCGCAAGCCCCCGGGCAAAAACGAGAGCTTCTGCCGAGGGCATCCTGCTTGAGGAACTCCGCGGTTCGGGCCCCGGAGGAAGAATCATCGAACGTGACGTTGTCGCTTCGATTGCCCGTCAGGACGATCTGTTTCAGGAAGATCGCCAGCAGGACACCCCCTCCCGGACTGATAAAATCAGGGAACCCGAGGCCCGCCCCGACGCGGAAACGCCTCCGCCCGTGGAGAGCACCCTGCCCCTTCAGGGCGTGAGAAAAGTAATCGCCCAGCGCATGCGGGAATCTCTCGCCACAACGGCCCAGTTCACCCTCCAGACCAGCGCCGATGCCAGGGCACTTCTGGCCCTGCGCAGCCGTTTCAAAAAAGACGGCGCGCCCCTGGGCCTCGATCAGATCACCATCAACGACATGATCCTCTTTGCAACGACCCGGACCCTTCCCGACTACCCGGCCCTGAACGCCCATTTGGTGGAAGGAGAAATTCGCCGTTTCAACCGGGTAGATCTCTCCTTTGCCGTCGATACCGAACGGGGACTCATGGTACCAACCATAGCCGCCGCCGAAACCCTCTCCTTGAAAGACCTGGCCGAAAGAGGGAAAGACCTGGTCCGGCGATGTCTCTCGGGCAAAGCCTCCGGGGAAGATCTCGCACCGGGAACCTTCACCATCACAAATCTGGGGTCCCTGGGAATTGAAGCCTTTACACCTGTCCTGAATCCCCCTCAGGTGGCGATTCTCGGCGTGAACACCATCACTGTAAAAGCAGTTCTGGATGAGGACGGCCAGGTTCAACACTATCCGCATATCGGGCTTTCCCTCACGGTGGACCACCAGGTGGTAGACGGAGCGCCGGCGGCACGCTTCCTCCAGGAGCTGGCACGTCGCGTGTCCCGAATCGACCTCCTGCTGGCGCAATAA